Proteins from a single region of Leuconostoc gasicomitatum LMG 18811:
- a CDS encoding LacI family DNA-binding transcriptional regulator, with the protein MVTIKQIATATGVSSSTVSRVLNSDMTLSVSDNTRQKVIDTAKQLNYIKKAKKNEKQKAIHICVLTVFSESREARDTYWRQIYMGIEKAAYQSGVLIDEIIRIDQGVDAMLLGNFDAVIILGNISEEAITKIREINHNIVLVDSTVHYDDVTAVNPELSQMTYRILDELYGNGRRHIGFIGGDNDVLELDGTSKSKINDPRFDSYHEWMSLKQLQPQSFIGDWRPETGSQGTVKLLADGNIIDALVVASDPIAIGAISILKNYGLEPGKDIDIVSFDNLDIVAYIIPPLTTVELSPLALGKTALAQAIELSSAAHDWTNWTTIPSSLKYRETFKLK; encoded by the coding sequence ATGGTGACAATTAAACAAATAGCAACAGCAACAGGGGTGTCCTCTAGTACTGTATCACGGGTTCTGAACAGCGATATGACATTGTCAGTATCTGATAACACGCGCCAAAAAGTTATTGATACTGCTAAACAATTGAATTATATTAAAAAAGCTAAAAAAAATGAAAAGCAAAAAGCGATTCATATTTGTGTACTGACCGTATTTTCAGAATCTCGCGAGGCGCGTGATACGTATTGGCGACAAATTTATATGGGCATTGAGAAAGCAGCCTATCAAAGTGGCGTTCTAATTGATGAAATAATTAGAATTGATCAGGGCGTGGATGCGATGCTCTTGGGGAACTTTGATGCTGTTATTATTTTAGGAAACATTTCAGAGGAAGCGATTACTAAAATTCGAGAGATCAATCATAACATAGTTTTAGTTGATTCCACGGTTCATTATGATGATGTGACTGCAGTTAATCCAGAATTAAGTCAAATGACATATCGTATCTTAGACGAACTATATGGTAATGGTCGGCGGCATATTGGATTTATTGGTGGAGACAATGATGTCTTAGAGTTAGATGGCACCTCAAAATCAAAAATAAATGATCCACGATTTGATTCATATCATGAATGGATGAGCTTAAAGCAATTGCAACCACAATCATTTATTGGTGATTGGCGTCCAGAGACAGGGAGTCAGGGAACGGTTAAATTATTGGCTGATGGCAACATCATTGACGCGTTAGTCGTGGCATCTGATCCAATTGCCATTGGAGCGATCAGTATATTGAAAAATTACGGTCTGGAACCAGGTAAAGATATAGATATTGTGAGCTTTGATAATTTAGATATTGTTGCTTATATCATACCGCCATTAACGACGGTTGAATTAAGTCCTTTAGCACTTGGAAAAACTGCATTGGCACAGGCTATAGAATTGAGCTCGGCGGCACATGATTGGACTAATTGGACGACAATTCCAAGTTCATTAAAGTATAGAGAGACTTTTAAATTAAAGTAA
- a CDS encoding galactokinase — MTNVYEKLSQVFVNKFNHMPSDKFFSPGRINLIGEHTDYNGGHVFPASITLGTYGVASARSDKQVKLYSTNFVEQGVISFDIDDETKMSNASWGNFVKGVLQAMKGYGNHFTYGFELVIEGDIPNGSGLSSSSSLELLIGVMAQKLYNLKIPRLQLVACGQRAENDFVGVNTGIMDQFAIGFGEKEHAIYLDTNTMIYEMVPIHLGEYVVVIMNTNKRRELAESKYNERVRETQEAVYQLQNHLDIQFLGELDDKTFEKNAHFITDETVLKRARHAVSENERTEVAVKALKANDLVAFGQLMNASHRSLKEDYEVTGIELDTLAETAQGISGVLGARMTGAGFGGCAIALVHHNSVDELEKIVGEKYESVVGYAPSFYVANIGDGAHWVGAIQEDK; from the coding sequence ATGACTAATGTTTATGAGAAATTATCGCAAGTTTTTGTTAACAAGTTTAATCATATGCCAAGTGATAAGTTTTTTTCACCAGGGAGAATTAACTTGATTGGTGAACATACTGATTATAATGGCGGCCATGTATTTCCGGCATCGATTACATTAGGAACATACGGTGTGGCTTCAGCGCGTTCTGATAAACAAGTCAAACTTTATTCGACAAATTTTGTTGAACAAGGTGTGATTAGTTTTGACATTGATGACGAAACAAAAATGTCAAATGCATCGTGGGGAAATTTTGTAAAGGGTGTATTACAGGCTATGAAAGGTTATGGTAATCATTTTACTTACGGCTTTGAATTAGTCATTGAAGGTGACATTCCAAATGGTTCAGGTCTATCGTCTTCTTCTTCGTTGGAACTATTAATTGGGGTTATGGCGCAAAAATTGTATAATCTTAAAATTCCAAGATTACAATTAGTTGCTTGTGGGCAACGTGCTGAAAATGATTTTGTGGGTGTCAATACTGGTATTATGGACCAATTTGCGATTGGTTTTGGTGAAAAAGAGCATGCTATTTATCTAGACACGAATACAATGATTTATGAGATGGTACCAATTCATTTAGGTGAGTATGTAGTCGTTATTATGAATACAAATAAGCGTCGTGAATTGGCAGAATCTAAATATAATGAACGTGTCCGTGAGACACAAGAGGCTGTTTATCAATTGCAGAATCATCTGGATATTCAGTTTTTGGGAGAGTTAGATGATAAAACCTTTGAAAAAAATGCTCACTTTATAACAGATGAGACCGTGCTTAAGCGAGCGCGACATGCTGTATCTGAAAATGAACGAACAGAGGTAGCGGTGAAAGCCTTAAAGGCAAATGATTTGGTGGCTTTTGGCCAACTAATGAATGCTTCTCATAGGTCTTTGAAGGAAGATTATGAAGTTACTGGCATTGAACTTGATACACTTGCTGAAACAGCACAAGGTATCAGTGGGGTACTTGGCGCACGTATGACTGGGGCTGGATTTGGTGGCTGTGCAATTGCATTAGTTCATCATAATTCAGTTGATGAATTAGAAAAAATAGTTGGTGAAAAATATGAGTCAGTTGTGGGTTACGCACCATCATTTTATGTTGCAAATATTGGGGATGGTGCCCATTGGGTC